In Inquilinus sp. Marseille-Q2685, the following proteins share a genomic window:
- a CDS encoding response regulator transcription factor — protein MVTIIDHRALSRDGLAKAIKDADAGYAVETFASFDDWLVDEDAPQRTSIIIISINAGSDAEDHAREIGALDCLRTHHPSIHVLALGDDEDPDLVVGALACGVQGYLSRGLSVSVVLGAIRLVQSGGVFVPAGSLLRLHQRRSTHPRDPTEEFLTAQQAKVAQKLLTGKANKAIAHELNIHESTVKVHVRNIMRKLQARNRTEVAFKLNTWLQLNRKRDLF, from the coding sequence GTGGTCACCATCATCGATCATCGTGCGCTCAGCCGGGACGGCCTGGCGAAGGCGATCAAGGATGCCGACGCCGGATATGCCGTAGAAACCTTCGCCAGCTTCGATGACTGGCTGGTCGACGAAGACGCGCCCCAGCGCACCTCAATCATCATCATCTCCATAAATGCGGGGTCGGACGCCGAGGATCATGCCCGCGAGATCGGCGCCCTGGACTGCCTGAGGACGCACCACCCTTCCATCCATGTCCTGGCATTGGGGGACGATGAGGATCCGGATCTGGTTGTCGGTGCGCTGGCCTGCGGGGTTCAGGGATATCTGTCGAGAGGCTTGAGCGTCAGCGTCGTGCTCGGCGCGATCAGATTGGTCCAATCCGGCGGAGTCTTCGTTCCGGCCGGCAGCCTCCTACGGCTGCATCAACGCCGGTCCACCCACCCCAGGGATCCGACGGAAGAGTTTCTGACCGCTCAGCAGGCCAAGGTTGCCCAGAAATTGCTGACGGGCAAAGCCAACAAGGCCATTGCCCATGAACTGAACATCCACGAAAGCACCGTGAAGGTGCATGTCCGGAACATCATGCGGAAGCTTCAGGCTCGAAATCGTACGGAAGTCGCCTTCAAGCTGAACACCTGGCTTCAGCTTAATCGGAAACGGGACCTCTTCTGA
- a CDS encoding winged helix DNA-binding domain-containing protein, translated as MAKGDAAEVLDRRSRNRALLARQGLLQRWKATAAEAIERLVGIQSQSPTAPYVGLWSRLERFELEDLAELIRDRKAVRIALMRSTIHLVTARDCRALRPVLQGVQERLLMTGTPYGKQLAGLDLEAVVAAGRRLLVDQPRTVEEMGRLLQKRWPDRDAKALSYAMRNLAPLVQVPPRGLWGIGGLPLCTTAEAWLRQPLGTDTAPEPMLLRYLAAFGPAGVQDMQTWSGLTRLQPAVDALRPKLATFRDEAGRELFDLPDAPRPGPDLPAPPRFLPEYDNLLLSHAEREHVIAERHRPLVYGNFMPPVLLVDGRVQGRWKATQARGAATLRIEMFEPLSKPQAAAVTEEGERLLALVAEGAKSREVRIEAVE; from the coding sequence ATGGCGAAGGGGGACGCGGCGGAGGTGCTGGACCGGCGCAGCCGCAACCGGGCGCTGCTGGCCCGGCAGGGGCTGCTGCAGCGCTGGAAGGCGACCGCGGCCGAGGCGATCGAGCGGCTGGTCGGGATCCAGTCGCAATCCCCGACCGCCCCCTATGTCGGGCTGTGGAGCCGGCTGGAGCGGTTCGAGCTGGAGGATCTGGCCGAGCTGATCCGCGACCGCAAGGCGGTGCGCATCGCGCTGATGCGGTCGACCATCCACCTGGTCACTGCCCGCGACTGTCGGGCGCTGCGCCCGGTGCTGCAGGGGGTGCAGGAGCGGCTGCTGATGACCGGCACGCCCTACGGGAAGCAGCTCGCCGGGCTGGACCTGGAGGCGGTGGTGGCGGCCGGGCGGCGCCTGCTGGTCGACCAGCCGCGCACGGTGGAGGAGATGGGCCGGCTGCTGCAGAAGCGGTGGCCGGACCGCGACGCCAAGGCCCTGTCCTATGCCATGCGCAACCTGGCGCCGCTGGTGCAGGTGCCGCCGCGCGGGCTGTGGGGCATCGGCGGGCTGCCGCTGTGCACCACCGCCGAGGCCTGGCTGCGCCAGCCGCTGGGCACCGACACGGCGCCGGAGCCGATGCTGCTGCGCTACCTCGCCGCCTTCGGCCCGGCCGGCGTGCAGGACATGCAGACCTGGTCGGGGCTGACCCGGCTGCAGCCGGCGGTCGACGCGCTGCGGCCGAAGCTGGCGACGTTCCGCGACGAGGCCGGCCGCGAGCTGTTCGATCTGCCCGACGCGCCGCGGCCCGGCCCGGACCTGCCGGCGCCGCCGCGCTTCCTGCCGGAATACGACAACCTGCTGCTGTCCCATGCCGAGCGCGAGCATGTCATCGCCGAGCGGCACCGCCCGCTGGTCTACGGCAACTTCATGCCGCCGGTGCTGCTGGTGGACGGCCGCGTCCAAGGCCGCTGGAAGGCGACCCAGGCGCGCGGCGCCGCGACGTTGCGGATCGAGATGTTCGAGCCACTGTCGAAGCCGCAGGCCGCGGCGGTGACCGAAGAGGGAGAGAGGCTGCTGGCCCTGGTCGCCGAAGGGGCCAAGAGCCGCGAGGTGCGGATCGAGGCGGTGGAATAA
- a CDS encoding S1C family serine protease, which produces MALGPDDWEVPVRAQPDPDDYVFDLDRALDAVVGLTARIPADAFTAGTLGTERAGNGVVIRDDGIVLTIGYLITEAEEVWLTTNSGRVVPGHVLGYDQATGFGLVQALGPLGVRALKPGYGRSAEPGTEVVIAGAGGRRRSLAGRIVARQEFAGYWEYVLDDAMFTAPAHPHWGGTAVIGPAGDLLGIGSLQIQHQAEGGRVLPLNMVVPIGLLQPIFDDLATLGRPDTPPRPWLGLFATEDEGRVVVVGFAGNGPARRAGLREGDAVLAVDGEAVTELAGFFRAVWALGEAGVEVPLTLDREGDVFDVSVRSADRARVLKSAKLH; this is translated from the coding sequence ATGGCCCTCGGACCGGACGACTGGGAAGTGCCCGTCCGGGCGCAGCCCGACCCCGACGACTACGTCTTCGATCTCGACCGGGCGCTCGACGCCGTGGTCGGCCTGACCGCGCGCATCCCGGCCGACGCCTTCACCGCCGGCACGCTGGGCACCGAGCGCGCCGGCAACGGCGTGGTGATCCGCGACGACGGCATCGTGCTGACCATCGGCTACCTGATCACCGAGGCCGAGGAGGTGTGGCTCACCACCAACAGCGGCCGGGTCGTGCCCGGCCATGTGCTGGGCTATGACCAGGCGACCGGCTTCGGCCTCGTCCAGGCGCTGGGGCCGCTCGGTGTCCGCGCGCTGAAGCCCGGCTACGGCCGCAGCGCCGAGCCGGGGACCGAGGTGGTGATCGCCGGCGCCGGCGGCCGCCGCCGGTCGCTGGCCGGGCGGATCGTCGCCCGCCAGGAATTCGCGGGATACTGGGAATACGTGCTGGACGATGCCATGTTCACCGCGCCCGCCCATCCGCATTGGGGCGGCACTGCGGTGATCGGCCCGGCCGGCGACCTGCTGGGCATCGGCTCGCTGCAGATCCAGCACCAGGCGGAAGGCGGCCGGGTGCTGCCGCTGAACATGGTGGTGCCGATCGGCCTGCTGCAGCCGATCTTCGACGACCTGGCGACGCTCGGCCGCCCCGATACGCCGCCGCGCCCCTGGCTCGGCCTGTTCGCGACCGAGGATGAGGGCCGGGTGGTGGTGGTCGGTTTCGCCGGCAACGGCCCGGCCCGGCGGGCGGGGCTGCGCGAGGGCGACGCCGTGCTCGCTGTCGACGGCGAGGCTGTCACCGAACTGGCCGGCTTCTTCCGCGCCGTCTGGGCGCTGGGCGAGGCCGGGGTCGAGGTGCCGCTGACGCTCGACCGCGAGGGCGACGTGTTCGACGTGAGCGTCCGCTCGGCCGACCGGGCCCGCGTGCTGAAATCGGCGAAGCTGCACTAG
- a CDS encoding DUF6597 domain-containing transcriptional factor yields the protein MRPGDGMPILAKRAGLYREARPAPQLAPHLLCRWVHVIPQGPALPVAVVPDGCVDLLWVGGRLVVAGPDVTAAHPVLPPGDPVVAVRFRPGAAMRWLGLPMSEITGRQPDLQELGRPWARDLADRIGEARTMVERMARLEAGLARIAPEIGPPAPEMALAFRWLGRGTEEAGLAALRDRLGISERSLRRRCHEAFGYGPKTLDRILRFQRFLRLAAAGEEPGLSALAAAAGYADPAHLTREARRLCGLTPVAILGQLAAGAEERAAA from the coding sequence ATGCGGCCCGGCGACGGCATGCCGATCCTGGCCAAGCGCGCCGGCCTCTATCGCGAGGCCCGGCCGGCGCCGCAGCTGGCGCCGCATCTGCTGTGCCGCTGGGTCCATGTGATCCCGCAGGGCCCGGCCCTGCCGGTCGCGGTCGTGCCCGACGGCTGCGTCGACCTGCTGTGGGTCGGCGGAAGGCTGGTGGTGGCCGGGCCGGACGTCACCGCCGCCCATCCCGTGCTGCCGCCCGGCGACCCGGTGGTCGCCGTCCGCTTCCGGCCTGGCGCCGCGATGCGCTGGCTCGGCCTGCCGATGTCGGAGATCACCGGCCGGCAGCCGGATCTGCAGGAGCTTGGCCGGCCCTGGGCGCGCGACCTGGCCGACCGGATCGGTGAGGCGCGGACGATGGTGGAGCGGATGGCGCGGCTCGAGGCCGGACTGGCGCGGATCGCGCCGGAGATCGGCCCGCCGGCGCCGGAGATGGCGCTGGCCTTCCGCTGGCTCGGCCGCGGGACGGAGGAGGCCGGGCTGGCGGCCTTGCGCGACCGGCTCGGCATCAGCGAGCGCAGCCTGCGGCGGCGCTGCCACGAGGCCTTCGGCTACGGCCCCAAGACGCTCGACCGCATCCTGCGCTTCCAGCGCTTCCTGCGGCTGGCGGCGGCAGGGGAAGAGCCGGGGCTGTCGGCCTTGGCCGCCGCGGCCGGCTATGCCGACCCGGCGCATCTGACGCGGGAGGCGCGGCGGCTGTGCGGCCTGACTCCGGTCGCGATCCTCGGCCAGCTCGCCGCCGGTGCGGAGGAGCGCGCGGCGGCCTGA
- a CDS encoding VOC family protein, which translates to MASPGNDRRIDYIEFAVADIPRSRDFYGRAFGWSFTDYGPAYCEFDDGRLKGGFAQGSGPAKAGGPLVILYADDLAAVQERLEQAGGRITKPIYSFPGGRRFHFHDPDGYELAVWSDR; encoded by the coding sequence ATGGCCAGCCCCGGCAACGACCGCCGCATCGACTACATCGAGTTCGCCGTCGCCGACATTCCGCGCTCGCGCGACTTCTACGGCCGCGCCTTCGGCTGGAGCTTCACCGATTACGGCCCCGCCTATTGCGAGTTCGACGACGGCCGGCTGAAGGGCGGCTTCGCCCAGGGCAGCGGCCCGGCCAAGGCCGGCGGCCCGCTGGTGATCCTCTACGCCGACGACCTCGCCGCCGTCCAGGAGCGGCTGGAGCAGGCGGGCGGCCGCATCACGAAGCCGATCTACAGCTTCCCCGGCGGCCGGCGCTTCCACTTCCACGACCCGGACGGCTACGAGCTCGCGGTCTGGTCCGACCGGTAG
- a CDS encoding OmpA family protein encodes MTRRIVFAAGAAALLAATPAMAQQVSGLYVGAGAGANFLQGNGLNNDDYDVGPAGNLYVGYGFGNGFRTDLEASIRENSHDGNNHQTTYGLMANGYYDFDFGSPFVPYIGAGVGLALVNADFNPSGPGNYFSSTKAQFAYQGIAGVAYNFAPNLAATLEYRYLGNTGPVFKDNGVRIKSDDDNNHSVLVGLRYTFGAEEAPPPVEQVQQVTQARSYLVFFDFDSSKLTPEATQIVGSAASDALQGRSTRIDVTGHTDRAGSDSYNQALSQRRAEAVRRQLVADGVADSMIVTRGVGEADPLVPTADGVREPQNRRGEIVVN; translated from the coding sequence ATGACCAGACGCATCGTCTTCGCCGCGGGGGCAGCCGCGCTGCTGGCCGCGACGCCGGCCATGGCGCAGCAGGTGAGCGGCCTCTATGTCGGCGCCGGAGCGGGCGCCAACTTCCTCCAGGGCAACGGCCTGAACAACGACGACTACGATGTCGGGCCGGCCGGCAACCTCTATGTCGGCTACGGCTTCGGCAACGGCTTCCGCACCGACCTGGAGGCGAGCATCCGGGAGAACAGCCACGACGGCAACAACCACCAGACCACCTACGGCCTGATGGCGAACGGCTACTACGACTTCGACTTCGGTTCGCCCTTCGTGCCGTATATCGGCGCCGGTGTCGGCCTGGCGCTGGTCAATGCCGACTTCAACCCGAGCGGCCCGGGCAACTACTTCAGCTCGACCAAGGCGCAGTTCGCCTATCAGGGCATCGCCGGCGTGGCCTACAACTTCGCGCCGAACCTGGCCGCCACCCTTGAGTACCGCTACCTCGGCAACACCGGGCCGGTCTTCAAGGACAACGGCGTCCGGATCAAGTCGGACGACGACAACAACCACAGCGTCCTGGTCGGCCTGCGCTACACCTTCGGCGCCGAGGAAGCGCCGCCGCCGGTGGAGCAGGTCCAGCAGGTCACCCAGGCCCGCAGCTACCTGGTGTTCTTCGACTTCGACAGCTCGAAGCTGACGCCGGAGGCCACGCAGATCGTCGGCTCCGCCGCCTCCGACGCGCTGCAGGGCAGGAGCACCCGGATCGACGTCACCGGCCACACCGACCGGGCCGGTTCGGACAGCTACAACCAGGCCCTGTCGCAGCGCCGGGCCGAGGCGGTGCGCCGCCAGCTGGTGGCCGACGGCGTGGCCGACAGCATGATCGTCACCCGCGGCGTCGGCGAGGCCGATCCGCTGGTCCCGACCGCCGACGGCGTGCGCGAGCCGCAGAACCGGCGGGGCGAGATCGTCGTGAACTGA
- a CDS encoding LacI family DNA-binding transcriptional regulator — protein sequence MSRSRSLPPAPEDGRPRMADIARIAGVSVATVSRALAGSPRVTGETRERIEAAVRDTGYVVNRMARSLRLQQARQVFVMVPNIANPFHASVLLGAEEAAVAAGFHVLIGNTAGDPARAEEHARQLLTGAVDGMLLLGGRMPDPLKAPALQRRLVAVIEPVAAPGVPVVEIDNRAGGREATRHLIALGHRRIGHIGGTAATTATPRRFAGYKEALAEAGLEPQPELVRYGTFSIATGAEEMAELLALPEPPTAVFCGSDEIAMGAIRTIKQAGLRVPEDVSIVGFDNIYFAAVTDPPLTTIDQPARRLGFEAMRLLADRLAGVAGPKRGVEVPYRLIVRASTAPPPRR from the coding sequence GTGAGCCGCAGCCGCAGCCTGCCGCCGGCGCCCGAGGACGGGCGGCCGCGCATGGCCGACATCGCCCGCATCGCCGGCGTGTCGGTGGCCACGGTCAGCCGGGCCCTGGCCGGGTCGCCGCGGGTGACCGGGGAGACGCGCGAACGGATCGAGGCGGCGGTGCGCGACACCGGCTATGTCGTCAACCGCATGGCCCGCAGCCTGCGCCTGCAGCAGGCGCGGCAGGTGTTCGTGATGGTGCCGAACATCGCCAACCCGTTCCACGCCTCGGTGCTGCTGGGCGCCGAGGAGGCGGCGGTGGCGGCCGGCTTCCACGTGCTGATCGGCAACACCGCCGGCGACCCGGCGCGGGCGGAGGAGCATGCCCGCCAGCTGCTGACCGGCGCGGTCGACGGCATGCTGCTGCTGGGCGGCCGGATGCCGGATCCGCTGAAGGCCCCGGCGCTGCAGCGGCGCCTGGTGGCGGTGATCGAGCCCGTGGCCGCCCCCGGCGTGCCGGTGGTCGAGATCGACAACCGGGCCGGCGGGCGGGAGGCAACGCGGCACCTGATCGCGCTGGGCCACCGCCGGATCGGCCATATCGGCGGCACCGCCGCCACCACGGCCACGCCGAGGCGCTTCGCAGGCTATAAGGAAGCGCTGGCCGAGGCCGGGCTCGAGCCGCAGCCCGAGCTGGTGCGCTACGGCACCTTCTCGATCGCCACCGGGGCCGAGGAGATGGCGGAGCTGCTGGCGCTTCCGGAGCCGCCGACCGCCGTGTTCTGCGGCAGCGACGAGATCGCCATGGGCGCGATCCGCACCATCAAGCAGGCGGGCCTGCGGGTGCCGGAGGACGTCTCGATCGTCGGCTTCGACAACATCTACTTCGCCGCCGTCACCGACCCGCCGCTGACCACCATCGACCAGCCGGCCCGGCGGCTGGGCTTCGAGGCGATGCGCCTGCTGGCCGACCGCCTGGCCGGCGTCGCCGGCCCGAAGCGCGGCGTCGAGGTGCCCTACCGCCTGATCGTCCGCGCCAGCACCGCCCCGCCGCCGCGGCGCTGA
- a CDS encoding ABC transporter substrate-binding protein: MSAPIGRRSVLAGALGLAGAALPAGLRAESARLRVVWWGNDDRTRRTLEVLKLYQSRARGAELVGEVSNAEYFPKLATQLVGRSAPDIFQLEPGSFADFVQRGATLPLDDLMPQPIDTAGVSRDLLGLCALDGKVWGIPHGLNSFALMYDTAVFKAAGIAPPDHETSWDDYADRMVELTKAARRDQYWGSCDASGYGFAFQVWLRQRGAELFTADRALGFGRDHAAEWFSYWDRMRRRGGCVPADIAALSPDSTITQMPLIQGKAATSLAFSNQIVGMQSATTAPLALTMYPNGGPGAKPGQFYRPASCWSIYARCKAPDAAAGFIAFFLSDPGAAKVLGVERGVPMAPATRELILPTLRPVERATVDYVNFIADKVGPYPPPPPKGSQQFGRVLKRVADTVAFGTASVTDGAAQLVADASGIL; this comes from the coding sequence ATGTCGGCTCCGATCGGGCGCAGATCCGTGTTGGCCGGGGCGTTGGGGCTGGCGGGGGCGGCGCTGCCGGCCGGCCTTCGGGCCGAATCGGCGCGGCTGCGCGTCGTCTGGTGGGGCAATGACGACCGCACCCGCCGCACGCTCGAGGTGCTGAAGCTGTATCAGTCCAGGGCGCGGGGCGCCGAGCTGGTGGGCGAGGTCAGCAACGCCGAATACTTCCCCAAGCTCGCCACCCAGTTGGTCGGGCGCAGCGCCCCGGACATCTTCCAGCTCGAGCCCGGCAGCTTCGCCGACTTCGTCCAGCGCGGCGCCACCCTGCCGCTCGACGATCTGATGCCGCAGCCGATCGACACCGCCGGCGTCAGCCGCGACCTGCTCGGCCTCTGCGCCCTCGACGGCAAGGTCTGGGGCATCCCGCACGGCCTGAACTCCTTCGCCCTGATGTATGACACCGCCGTGTTCAAGGCGGCCGGCATCGCCCCGCCGGACCACGAGACCAGCTGGGACGACTACGCCGACCGGATGGTCGAGCTGACCAAGGCGGCGAGGCGCGACCAGTACTGGGGCTCCTGCGACGCCAGCGGCTACGGCTTCGCCTTCCAGGTCTGGCTGCGGCAGCGCGGCGCCGAGCTGTTCACCGCCGACCGGGCGCTCGGCTTCGGCCGGGACCACGCCGCGGAGTGGTTCAGCTACTGGGACAGGATGCGCAGGCGCGGCGGCTGCGTGCCGGCCGACATCGCGGCGCTCAGCCCGGATTCGACCATCACCCAGATGCCGCTGATCCAGGGCAAGGCGGCGACCAGCCTGGCCTTCTCCAACCAGATCGTCGGCATGCAGTCCGCCACCACGGCGCCGCTGGCGCTGACGATGTATCCGAATGGCGGCCCCGGGGCGAAGCCGGGCCAGTTCTACCGGCCGGCCTCCTGCTGGTCGATCTACGCCCGCTGCAAGGCGCCGGACGCGGCGGCCGGCTTCATTGCCTTCTTCCTCAGCGACCCCGGGGCCGCCAAGGTGCTGGGGGTGGAGCGCGGCGTGCCCATGGCCCCGGCGACGCGCGAGCTGATCCTGCCGACGCTCAGGCCGGTGGAGCGCGCCACGGTCGACTATGTCAACTTCATCGCCGACAAGGTCGGCCCCTATCCGCCGCCCCCGCCCAAGGGGTCGCAGCAGTTCGGCCGGGTGCTGAAGCGGGTGGCGGACACGGTCGCCTTCGGCACCGCCTCCGTCACAGATGGCGCCGCCCAGCTGGTCGCCGACGCCAGCGGCATTCTCTGA
- a CDS encoding DapH/DapD/GlmU-related protein yields the protein MPIPDARPVEEFDSHPWRFESQATEAQRRVQAAFVAQLAQRLPLTLGEACYLSPQAYIFPESLTLGDRCLVAAGVRLHGQLVAGDHCSFNLHCSVIGQVRMGSWVRIAAGAMIAGFDHVSDDPETPIAQQGVSTKGIEIGDDVWIGANAVITDGVRIGSHCIVAAGAVVTRDVPDYALVGGNPARVIRDRRRPRGAPPADALLEEVREFDARIGEEWPAILAAQAAPPGQPSWYQDPRNAGKAPFRADCDAIQIAAMFGAVPPPFDRAAWIARLQALQDPATGLCFNPDTPDAIRRDPPADPGGDNLYNILCVGYALECLGAGFRHPVAWASRLDPAALQRALDGLPWAERGWSSGAWVDALGTAYYFNARDFGDPGELITLIGWLTTRAGVTTGLWSGPVGDDWLQPVNGFYRLTRGTYAQFGLPLPYPERTIDSVLAHLRRTGGFGHTGFNACNVLDVVHPLMLCARQAGHRAAEIAEALRHLLAAALRHYTPGRGFAFSRGEAPGLQGTEMWLSIVALILTHLGLADAARFRLVGVHRWGPALPADRIPWPGQ from the coding sequence ATGCCGATCCCAGACGCCCGCCCGGTGGAGGAGTTCGACTCCCACCCCTGGCGTTTCGAGAGCCAGGCCACGGAGGCGCAGCGCCGGGTGCAGGCGGCCTTCGTCGCCCAGCTGGCGCAGCGCCTGCCGCTCACGCTCGGCGAGGCCTGCTACCTGTCGCCCCAGGCCTATATCTTCCCCGAAAGCCTGACGCTGGGCGACCGCTGCCTCGTCGCCGCCGGGGTGCGCCTGCACGGCCAACTGGTCGCCGGCGACCACTGCTCCTTCAACCTGCATTGCTCGGTGATCGGCCAGGTGCGGATGGGCTCCTGGGTCCGCATCGCCGCCGGCGCCATGATCGCCGGCTTCGACCATGTCTCGGATGATCCGGAGACGCCGATCGCGCAGCAGGGCGTGTCCACCAAGGGCATCGAGATCGGCGACGACGTCTGGATCGGCGCCAATGCCGTGATCACCGACGGGGTGCGGATCGGCAGCCATTGCATCGTCGCCGCCGGGGCGGTGGTCACCCGCGACGTGCCGGACTACGCGCTGGTCGGCGGCAACCCCGCCCGGGTGATCCGCGACCGGCGCCGGCCGCGGGGGGCGCCCCCGGCCGATGCGCTGCTGGAGGAGGTCAGGGAGTTCGACGCGCGGATCGGGGAGGAGTGGCCGGCGATCCTCGCCGCCCAGGCGGCGCCGCCCGGCCAGCCCTCCTGGTACCAGGATCCGCGCAACGCCGGGAAAGCGCCGTTCCGGGCCGATTGCGACGCGATCCAGATCGCCGCGATGTTCGGCGCCGTGCCGCCGCCCTTCGATCGCGCGGCGTGGATCGCCCGCCTCCAGGCGCTGCAGGATCCGGCGACCGGGCTGTGCTTCAACCCGGACACGCCGGACGCGATCCGCCGCGACCCGCCGGCCGATCCCGGCGGCGACAATCTCTACAATATCCTCTGCGTCGGCTATGCGCTGGAGTGCCTCGGCGCCGGCTTCCGCCACCCCGTCGCCTGGGCCTCGCGGCTCGACCCCGCGGCGCTGCAGCGGGCGCTGGACGGGCTGCCTTGGGCCGAACGCGGCTGGTCCTCCGGCGCCTGGGTCGACGCGCTGGGCACGGCCTACTACTTCAACGCTCGCGACTTCGGCGATCCGGGCGAACTGATCACGCTGATCGGCTGGCTGACCACCCGGGCCGGCGTCACCACCGGCCTGTGGAGCGGACCGGTCGGCGACGACTGGCTGCAGCCGGTGAACGGCTTCTACCGGCTGACCCGCGGCACCTACGCCCAGTTCGGCCTGCCGCTGCCGTATCCGGAGCGGACGATCGATTCCGTCCTGGCCCATCTCCGCCGCACCGGCGGGTTCGGGCACACCGGCTTCAACGCCTGCAACGTGCTCGACGTGGTGCACCCGCTGATGCTCTGCGCCCGCCAGGCCGGCCATCGCGCGGCGGAGATCGCGGAGGCGCTGCGCCACCTTCTGGCCGCCGCGCTCCGGCACTACACGCCCGGCCGCGGCTTCGCCTTCAGCCGCGGCGAGGCGCCGGGGCTGCAGGGGACGGAGATGTGGCTGTCGATCGTCGCCCTGATCCTGACCCATCTCGGCCTGGCCGATGCCGCGAGATTCCGGCTGGTCGGCGTGCATCGCTGGGGCCCGGCCCTGCCGGCCGACCGGATCCCTTGGCCGGGACAGTGA
- a CDS encoding LysR substrate-binding domain-containing protein, producing MASPFPIPLNALRAIAVVARGGSLSAAAKELGVTPGAVSQHIRRAEARLGVTLFERTPTGLVPTAELWRIRPMLDAGFRMLADAIAALAVERAGILTVTTGSAFAARWLVPRLSRFTGAHPEIELRFVATAEVLDLALGDIDCAIRMGRGGWTGALAEKLIPQTVFPVCAPALAPKLKRPADLATVPVIRDEGSLISWAEWFAAAGVASPPRLSGPSYTDPIPALEAAVAGQGVFMAWQLIAADALADGRLVRPFPIAAPTEIAYWFVTTEARARQRKVQLFRAWLEAELTAKRARPVSGVWG from the coding sequence ATGGCCTCGCCTTTCCCGATTCCGCTGAATGCGCTGCGTGCCATCGCGGTGGTGGCGCGCGGCGGCTCGCTGTCGGCCGCGGCGAAGGAGCTGGGGGTGACGCCGGGCGCGGTCAGCCAGCACATCCGCCGGGCCGAGGCGCGGCTGGGCGTGACGCTGTTCGAGCGCACCCCGACCGGGCTGGTGCCGACGGCGGAGCTGTGGCGGATCCGGCCGATGCTGGACGCCGGCTTCCGCATGCTGGCCGACGCGATCGCGGCGCTGGCGGTCGAGCGCGCAGGCATCCTGACGGTCACCACCGGCAGCGCCTTCGCCGCGCGCTGGCTGGTGCCGCGGCTGTCGCGCTTCACCGGCGCGCATCCGGAGATCGAGCTGCGCTTCGTCGCCACCGCCGAGGTGCTGGACCTGGCGCTCGGCGACATCGACTGCGCCATCCGCATGGGCCGCGGCGGCTGGACCGGGGCGCTGGCCGAGAAGCTGATCCCGCAGACCGTGTTTCCGGTCTGCGCCCCGGCGCTGGCGCCGAAGCTGAAGCGCCCGGCCGACCTGGCGACGGTGCCGGTGATCCGCGACGAGGGCTCGCTGATCTCCTGGGCCGAATGGTTCGCCGCCGCCGGGGTGGCGTCGCCGCCGCGCCTGTCCGGCCCGTCCTACACCGACCCGATCCCGGCGCTGGAGGCCGCGGTGGCCGGCCAGGGTGTGTTCATGGCCTGGCAGCTGATCGCCGCCGACGCGCTGGCCGACGGGCGGCTGGTCCGCCCCTTCCCGATCGCGGCGCCGACGGAGATCGCCTACTGGTTCGTCACCACCGAGGCCCGGGCGCGGCAGCGCAAGGTGCAGCTGTTCCGCGCCTGGCTGGAGGCGGAACTGACGGCCAAGCGGGCGCGCCCGGTCTCGGGCGTATGGGGGTGA
- a CDS encoding helix-turn-helix transcriptional regulator produces the protein MVLEDSLTLKFAALADPTRRAILLRLSQGEATVSQLQAPFRISQPAISKHLKVLEGAGLIERGQAAQSRPRRLNHLALKETVEWFDHFRNLWNDSFDRLEALLEADADPKPEPQKDDRS, from the coding sequence ATGGTTTTAGAAGACTCGCTCACCCTGAAATTCGCCGCGCTCGCCGATCCGACCCGCCGCGCCATCCTGCTTCGCCTGTCGCAAGGCGAGGCCACAGTGTCGCAGTTGCAGGCCCCGTTCCGGATCAGCCAGCCCGCCATCTCCAAGCATCTGAAGGTGCTGGAGGGGGCGGGGCTGATCGAGCGCGGCCAGGCCGCCCAGTCGCGGCCGCGGCGCCTCAACCATTTGGCGCTGAAGGAGACGGTCGAATGGTTCGACCATTTCCGGAACCTCTGGAACGACAGCTTCGACCGCCTCGAGGCGCTGCTCGAAGCGGACGCCGACCCGAAGCCCGAACCGCAGAAGGACGATCGATCATGA